Proteins encoded by one window of Aphidius gifuensis isolate YNYX2018 linkage group LG2, ASM1490517v1, whole genome shotgun sequence:
- the LOC122849270 gene encoding nischarin translates to MARLMLNPENILIKIPSYEIEQGITTYLIEVQVNEVVWTLKHRYSEFAELHEILISEHCVEKEILPPKKFIGNKNELFIEKRRKSLEIYLNTAYNYLKKTMPRELAIFLGLHLYDIFFLLQNMALHFFTEGESLLKSPNSYNFSPVQLYAISERLKQPCSTFEVIDKKFDFSHVLDFNSHLKFLNIHGVSGKFGTSNIIPSTLPIELTSFKSVEHLVVNDYPIVKIYGMGNLRDTVKILEVHSTELKNIVELVMCEELHKKIENANDSHVWLKVTHLDLSDNYIETIDEAIKLLPHIESLILNNNVLSEISNVTLLPRLSKIHLASNSFKTLPEDLHTKLGNIVSIDISQNQLSSLISFSKLYSLEWLDVSCNKIEDINEIKYIGSLPCLENLRLTGNFVSTIIDYRVKTLEPFGKRAADICLDNEKPNQKELDTVAVLQALRIAREGKFSFFNSADSTLFSAEVPRT, encoded by the exons ATGGCTCGACTAATGTTGAACCCGGAGAATATTCTCATAAAAATACCATCATATGAAATAGAGCAGGGTATAACAACTTATCTTATTGAGGTTCAGGTTAACGAAGTTGTCTGGACGTTAAAGCATCGATATAGTGAATTCGCGGAGCTTCATGAAATTCTTATCTCGGAGCACTgtgttgaaaaagaaattctaccgccgaaaaaatttattggtaaCAAAAATGAGTTATTCATCGAAAAGCGACGAAAAagtttagaaatttatttgaacacTGCttataattatctaaaaaaaacaatgccAAGAGAGCTAGCAATATTCTTGGGTCTTCATCtctatgacattttttttttactccaaaatatgGCACTACATTTTTTTACTGAAGGAGAATCTCTTTTAAAATCACCGAACAGTTATAATTTCTCTCCAGTTCAG CTTTATGCAATCAGCGAACGGCTGAAACAACCGTGTTCAACTTTTGAAGTAATAGACAAAAAATTTGACTTCAGTCATGTACTAGACTTTAActcacatttaaaatttttgaacatCCATGGAGTTTCTGGAAAATTTGGTACAAGCAATATAATTCCATCTACTCTTCCGATCGAATTAACTAGTTTCAAAAGTGTTGAACACTTAGTAGTAAATGATTATCcgattgtcaaaatttatggAATGGGTAACCTTCGAGatactgtaaaaattttagaagTTCATAGCACAGAGTTAAAGAATATTGTTGAATTGGTAATGTGTGaagaattacataaaaaaatagaaaatgcaAATGACTCTCATGTTTGGTTAAAAGTAACCCATTTGGATCTAAGTGATAACTATATTGAAACAATCGATGAAGCGATTAAACTATTGCCTCACATCGAATCCTTAATTTTGAACAACAATGTATTATCTGAAATATCAAATGTGACGCTTTTACCGAGACtatcaaaaattcatttagcttcaaatagttttaaaacttTACCAGAAGATTTACACACTAAATTAGGAAACATAGTGTCGATCGACATATCACAAAATCAACTAAGTTCTCTTATTAGTTTTTCTAAACTTTATTCACTGGAATGGCTTGATGTGAGCTGTAACAAAATTGAAGATATCAATGAAATCAAATATATTGGTTCGCTTCCTTGTTTAGAAAATTTACGCCTGACTGGCAATTTTGTCTcaacaattattgattataGAGTAAAAACACTAGAACCATTTGGAAAAAGAGCTGCTGATATTTGTCTAGATAACGAAAAACCGAATCAAAAGGAACTTGATACAGTTGCAGTGTTGCAGGCACTTCGAATTGCAAGAGAaggaaaattttcattttttaactcTGCGGATTCCACACTTTTTTCGGCTGAAGTACCAAGGACTTAA